A single Agrococcus sp. ARC_14 DNA region contains:
- a CDS encoding amidohydrolase family protein → MTTTQVPEAGRPIVFRGGTVVTMDDARTVHDASDVLLVDGTIAAIGADLTVPDGTFEIDATGGIVMPGMIDSHRHMWQTAMRAYGSDWTLTQYFVWYYLEHGKAFRPQDYWAGNALSTLDAIESGITTTVDWSHGLQTVEHAEAAIDALVNAPGRYVMGFGNIFAGPWEWTADPAYRRVVEQAIGDSRLAGVQLAFDVTGDPAFPEKPAFEVARELDVRVTTHAGVWGATNDDGIRLMHEHGFMEPGTVYVHAATLGQDSYQRIAATGGIVSLSTESEQSCGQGYPPSHALREHDIPVSLSVDTSAWFSADLFSAMRTTLGADRSWEHLSAHEKGETITHSHLRSQHVVEWATRGGAKAVGMDAELGSLEVGKLADVVLLKNDSSPTMFPMVNPYGHIAMQAGRGDVHTVLVGGDVKKHEGKLVDADLPALRAKLADTVEHLRSTLGEETWRAGMNPDIPETKVLDNPYMYTDYRDSSTHDAYETQAPQSSGAGVQEG, encoded by the coding sequence ATGACCACCACCCAGGTGCCCGAAGCGGGCCGCCCGATCGTCTTCCGCGGCGGCACCGTCGTGACGATGGACGACGCCCGCACCGTCCACGACGCATCCGATGTGCTCTTGGTCGACGGCACGATCGCTGCGATCGGCGCCGACCTCACCGTGCCGGACGGCACGTTCGAGATCGACGCGACCGGCGGCATCGTCATGCCAGGCATGATCGACTCGCACCGCCACATGTGGCAGACGGCGATGCGCGCCTACGGATCGGACTGGACGCTGACGCAGTACTTCGTCTGGTACTACCTCGAGCACGGCAAGGCCTTCCGGCCGCAGGACTACTGGGCGGGCAACGCGCTCAGCACCCTCGACGCGATCGAGTCGGGCATCACCACGACCGTCGACTGGTCGCACGGCCTGCAGACGGTCGAGCACGCGGAGGCGGCGATCGACGCGCTCGTGAACGCGCCCGGCCGCTACGTGATGGGCTTCGGCAACATCTTCGCCGGCCCGTGGGAGTGGACGGCCGACCCGGCATATCGCCGGGTGGTCGAGCAGGCGATCGGCGACTCGCGCCTGGCGGGCGTGCAGCTGGCGTTCGACGTCACGGGCGATCCGGCCTTCCCCGAGAAGCCGGCCTTCGAGGTGGCGCGCGAGCTCGACGTGCGCGTCACGACCCACGCGGGTGTGTGGGGCGCGACGAACGACGACGGCATCCGTCTCATGCACGAGCACGGGTTCATGGAGCCGGGCACGGTCTACGTGCACGCAGCGACCCTGGGGCAGGATTCGTACCAGCGCATCGCGGCGACCGGCGGCATCGTGTCGCTGTCGACCGAGAGCGAGCAGAGCTGCGGCCAGGGCTACCCGCCATCGCACGCGCTGCGCGAGCACGACATCCCGGTCTCGCTGTCGGTCGACACGAGCGCCTGGTTCAGCGCCGACCTCTTCTCGGCGATGCGCACGACCCTTGGCGCCGACCGCTCGTGGGAGCACCTGTCGGCGCACGAGAAGGGCGAGACGATCACGCACTCGCACCTGCGCTCACAGCACGTCGTCGAGTGGGCGACCCGTGGCGGCGCGAAGGCGGTGGGGATGGATGCGGAGCTCGGCTCGCTCGAGGTCGGCAAGCTGGCCGACGTGGTGCTGCTGAAGAACGACAGCTCGCCGACGATGTTCCCGATGGTCAACCCCTACGGCCACATCGCGATGCAGGCGGGGCGCGGCGACGTGCACACCGTGCTCGTCGGCGGCGACGTGAAGAAGCACGAGGGCAAGCTGGTCGACGCCGACCTCCCGGCGCTGCGCGCGAAGCTCGCGGACACCGTGGAGCACCTGCGCTCGACGCTCGGCGAGGAGACCTGGCGCGCGGGCATGAACCCGGACATCCCGGAGACGAAGGTGCTCGACAACCCCTACATGTACACCGACTACCGCGACAGCTCGACGCACGATGCCTACGAGACGCAGGCCCCGCAGTCGAGCGGAGCGGGTGTGCAGGAGGGCTGA